Proteins encoded within one genomic window of uncultured Sphingopyxis sp.:
- a CDS encoding thermonuclease family protein, producing the protein MPRLSSTRLRWRRRFRSLLALILLGGLAFAAWVWLPAPVATVPLVHVIDGDSLAVRGDGAALALRLTGLDAVEYRQDCERAATRWPCGREARAALEKLAGPGPLHCELAAKDRYGRTLAVCRTAPFPDGIDLGAEMVRAGWAIATGDSYLLEEGEAQAKRRGIWQGSFTRPADWRAAHERPDA; encoded by the coding sequence ATGCCCCGCCTCTCTTCAACCCGGCTGCGCTGGCGCCGACGCTTCCGGTCGCTGCTGGCGCTGATCCTGCTCGGCGGCCTGGCGTTTGCGGCGTGGGTATGGCTGCCTGCGCCGGTCGCGACCGTACCGCTCGTGCATGTGATCGACGGCGACAGCCTTGCGGTGCGAGGCGATGGGGCGGCGCTGGCGCTTCGCCTGACCGGCCTCGACGCGGTCGAATATCGGCAGGATTGCGAGCGCGCCGCGACGCGTTGGCCGTGCGGCCGCGAAGCGAGGGCGGCGCTCGAAAAACTCGCCGGCCCCGGGCCGCTTCATTGCGAACTGGCGGCAAAGGACCGTTATGGACGCACGCTCGCCGTCTGCCGCACCGCGCCCTTCCCCGATGGCATCGACCTCGGCGCCGAAATGGTGCGGGCGGGCTGGGCGATCGCAACAGGGGACAGCTATCTGCTCGAAGAAGGCGAAGCCCAGGCGAAGCGCCGCGGCATTTGGCAAGGCAGCTTCACCCGTCCGGCCGACTGGCGCGCGGCGCACGAGCGACCCGACGCATAG